Proteins from one Mycoplasma sp. Pen4 genomic window:
- a CDS encoding Mbov_0392 family ICE element protein: protein MELTKELKDALWLYTGYLQYGLDDEVLYEAIENTNQVADINSFLKLLNTMRDTCSDYTLTDFTSLCCSGKLTDENVSDLLEIINTEDKTTFVLEHDEDIISYDGLLEIVDIDLKENGLESQYRYLINPLTRNVSENVEYVKVNVYLNDLKEIDIDEEFWNLRDDAISDYVNETFKIIEEARQKSSSTTKI from the coding sequence ATGGAATTAACAAAAGAATTAAAAGATGCATTGTGACTTTATACTGGTTATTTACAATATGGCTTAGATGATGAAGTTTTATATGAAGCAATAGAAAATACAAATCAAGTAGCTGATATTAATTCATTCCTTAAATTACTTAATACTATGCGTGATACTTGTAGTGATTATACACTTACCGATTTTACATCATTGTGTTGCTCTGGTAAATTAACCGATGAAAACGTAAGTGATTTACTTGAAATCATTAATACTGAAGATAAAACCACCTTTGTTCTTGAACACGATGAAGACATTATTTCATATGATGGTTTATTAGAAATAGTTGATATTGATTTAAAAGAAAATGGACTAGAAAGTCAATATAGATATTTAATAAACCCATTAACAAGAAATGTTAGTGAAAACGTTGAGTATGTCAAAGTAAATGTTTATTTAAATGATTTAAAAGAAATTGATATTGATGAAGAATTTTGAAATTTAAGAGATGATGCAATATCTGATTATGTTAATGAAACTTTTAAAATCATAGAAGAAGCAAGACAAAAATCAAGTTCAACAACCAAAATATAA